Genomic DNA from Pseudomonas fitomaticsae:
ACCTTGGTGAATCTGGCGGCGGGTGGTGTTGAGCGCAATGCAGTGCGGTTCGGGCATCCGTCCGGGACGTTGCGTGTTGGCGCAGAAGCTAGCCTGGAAAATGGTGAGTGGGTCGTGAAGAAAGCGATCATGAGCCGCAGTGCGCGGGTTCTGATGGAGGGCTACGTGCGCATCCCCGGAGATTCTTTCTGACGTAACACAGATCCAAATGTGGGAGCGGGCTTGCTCCGGGCGGCGATCCGACGAAAGCGGTGTATCAGGCAACATCAACGTTGGATATGCCGGCCCATTCGCGGGCAAGTCGAATCGTCGCACCGCCGCTCCCACAGGTTCTGTATTTCAACAATAAGAATGGTTTAAAACCAAGACTCAGCCTGAACCGAGGTCCCATCAACGAACCACTTTCAAGAGTGAATCGAACATGAGCGCCAACGTCGACCTGAACAACCGCCCCGACTACGACCGTGTCCTGCAGGACATCGCCGATTATGTCCTCACTTACAAAATCGAATCCACCGAAGCCCTCGACACCGCCCGCAACTGCCTGATGGACACCCTCGGCTGCGGCCTGCTGGCCTTGCGTTTCCCCGAATGCACCAAACACCTCGGCCCCATCGTCGAAGGCACCGTCGTCCCATTCGGCGCGCGAGTTCCTGGCACCTCCTATCGCCTCGACCCGGTCAAAGCCGCGTGGGACATCGGCTGCATCGTGCGCTGGCTCGATTACAACGACACCTGGCTCGCCGCCGAATGGGGGCATCCGTCGGACAACCTCGGCGGAATTCTCGCGGTGGCCGATCACCTGTCGCAAAAGCGTCTGGCCAATGGTGAAGCGCCGCTGACCGTGCGCGATGTACTCGAAGCCATGATCATGGCCCACGAAATCCAGGGCGTGATCGCGCTGGAAAACTCGTTCAATCGCGTAGGACTCGACCACGTCATTCTGGTGAAAGTCGCCTCGACTGCCGTGACCGCCAAACTGATGGGCGCCAACCGTGAGCAGCTGTTGTCGGCGTTGTCCCACGCGTTTGCCGACGGTCAGGCATTGCGTACGTACCGGCATGCGCCGAACGCCGGTTCGCGCAAGTCCTGGGCGGCAGGGGATGCATCGAGCCGGGGCGTGCGGCTGGCGGATATCGCGATGCGCGGCGAAATGGGGATCCCCGGCGTCTTGAGTGCCAAGCAGTGGGGCTTTTACGACGTGTTGTTCAGCCACACCAACAAC
This window encodes:
- the prpD gene encoding 2-methylcitrate dehydratase; this encodes MSANVDLNNRPDYDRVLQDIADYVLTYKIESTEALDTARNCLMDTLGCGLLALRFPECTKHLGPIVEGTVVPFGARVPGTSYRLDPVKAAWDIGCIVRWLDYNDTWLAAEWGHPSDNLGGILAVADHLSQKRLANGEAPLTVRDVLEAMIMAHEIQGVIALENSFNRVGLDHVILVKVASTAVTAKLMGANREQLLSALSHAFADGQALRTYRHAPNAGSRKSWAAGDASSRGVRLADIAMRGEMGIPGVLSAKQWGFYDVLFSHTNNDLALKPEDKRAFSFSRPFGSYVMENVLFKISFPAEFHAQTACEAAVTLHPQVRNRLHEIDRIVITTHESAIRIISKVGPLANAADRDHCLQYMTAVPLTFGNLVAEQYEDDFHKAHPIIDVLREKMVIVEDPRFTREYLEADKRSIANAVQVFFKDGSSTENVVVEYPIGHRRRRAEGIPLLEDKFRANLATRFTGQRCGEILALCKDQARLEATPVNRFVDLFVI